ATTCCGTCTGGCTAGAAAGGAAACAAAATTAGCCCGCACCTACCCAACTGGCATGTGCAGAGCGGGAAATCGATTATCAAGGAGACCTGTTCATGGAAAATGACAACAAGAGCACCCCTAATGAAGAAGACATTCTCGTAGGGAAAATTCAGGTGCTCGCTGGAAAAACAAAGGCCGACCCGAATCCTGACGAACTGGAACAGTTGAAAAAACTGATCAAGAAGAATGTTCCCTTCACGCTTCGCAGTTATTTCATGGCCTATCTGCTTCGAGAGATGCTTGGGGCAAATACTCCAAAAAGCAAAACCCCGGCTCCAAAGCGCGCACCACAGGCAAAAAAAGCCACAAAACCCACCCCTGCTGCACCTAAGGCAAAAGAAGAAGCCGGTGCTGCAAAACAGACTACCGAACGGGCTCTTCCCGAAGGGGCTAGAACCCTCTACCTCAACATTGGCAAAATGAAAAGATTGTATGCAAAGGAACTTTCCCAATTGCTTCAGACTGAATTGGGTGTTACCAGAGAGGAAATCTTCAGTATTCGCATCCATGACAAGTATTCGTTCATTTCGATGAGCGAAGAAAATTGCGAAAAAGCAATTGCTACCTTGAACGGTATGGACATCAAAGGCCGTACTGCAGCTGTAAGCTATTCAAACAAGGAGTAAAGGATGTTCGTAGAGTGTATCGTTGTTGGGCCGTACCAGACTAATTGTTACATTATGGGCAATGAGGAAACTTCCAGTGCATGGATTATCGATCCAGGCAATGAAGGCGATACCATCATCCGCCATATTTTGGCCCGCAACGTTACACCTGTAGCTGCCTTGCTTACCCATTGTCACTGGGACCATATTACTGCACTGGGTACCCTCAAAGAGAAATGGCCTCTTTTGGAAATTCTTGTTTCCAAAGAGGACTCTCAGTTCCTGGGCAAGGATGCTTACCGGCTGCTCTGCGAAACCTGCTTTGATAAGACATTCCTCCAGCAATACAAAGAGGAATTACTGCAATTGCCGTCATCCACTGGATTCCTTACCGATGGCCAGTTCCTTCAGGATTCACACCTCAAGGTCATACAGACCCCGGGACATACTCCTGGAGGTATTTGCCTCTATCACGAAGAAGGTCAGTTCCTGTTTTCCGGTGACA
The sequence above is a segment of the Sphaerochaeta pleomorpha str. Grapes genome. Coding sequences within it:
- a CDS encoding MBL fold metallo-hydrolase — its product is MFVECIVVGPYQTNCYIMGNEETSSAWIIDPGNEGDTIIRHILARNVTPVAALLTHCHWDHITALGTLKEKWPLLEILVSKEDSQFLGKDAYRLLCETCFDKTFLQQYKEELLQLPSSTGFLTDGQFLQDSHLKVIQTPGHTPGGICLYHEEGQFLFSGDTLFAGSIGRTDLFGGSYPKIVESCNRLLTLPSEVQVLPGHGPMTTIGAERTNPYL
- a CDS encoding DbpA RNA binding domain-containing protein, which encodes MENDNKSTPNEEDILVGKIQVLAGKTKADPNPDELEQLKKLIKKNVPFTLRSYFMAYLLREMLGANTPKSKTPAPKRAPQAKKATKPTPAAPKAKEEAGAAKQTTERALPEGARTLYLNIGKMKRLYAKELSQLLQTELGVTREEIFSIRIHDKYSFISMSEENCEKAIATLNGMDIKGRTAAVSYSNKE